In one Balneolales bacterium ANBcel1 genomic region, the following are encoded:
- a CDS encoding prolyl oligopeptidase family serine peptidase translates to MKIVLSTLLTLLMITACKQQDAIQADSGTDPEAAQQVTKETARLLAYPHTRQSDTVDHYFGTAVPDPYRWLEDDLSDETAAWVKAQNEVTFDYLEQIPFREQIRQQLTEDWNYERQSAPTKYGDYYFFSHNDGLQNHSVIYRIADLSDLEDGDIQSRAEVFLDPNTFSDDGTTSLAGLSFTNDGSLAAYAISEGGSDWRKVIVRNTATMEQIGDTLVDVKFSGISWYKNEGFYYSSYENPDGSQLSAMTDQHKLYFHRIGTPQSEDELVFGGEETPRRYVGGGITEDQRYLVIWAAESTTGNELYVKDLEAGSGELIPIIDNFDSNYTVIDTDGDRLLIHTNREAPNYRLVAADINNPAPENWVDIIPETDHVLTVSTAGGYLFASYLIDVQTEVRQLDYDGNLVRVVELPSIGTAGGFSARKEERTLYYVFTSFTYPSTIYKYDTETGASEMYWMPDIDFNPEEYVTEQVFYESPDGTEIPMFITYKKGLELDGTNPTYLFGYGGFNVSLRPSFSISRLIWLENGGIYAQPNIRGGGEYGERWHHAGIRTNRQNVFDDFIAAGEYLIDNGYTSSERLAIAGGSNGGLLVGAVMTQRPDLAAVAFPAVGVLDMLRYHTFTAGAGWAFDYGTSEESEEMFQYLLGYSPVHNVREGTVYPSTMITTADHDDRVVPAHSYKFAAELQAKHAGDNPVIIRIETRAGHGAGRSTESVIREWADRYAFAWFSMGIHPFAETP, encoded by the coding sequence ATGAAAATCGTTTTGTCGACCCTCCTCACACTGCTGATGATTACCGCTTGCAAGCAGCAGGATGCCATACAGGCAGATTCCGGCACCGACCCGGAAGCCGCACAACAGGTAACAAAAGAGACCGCACGGCTCCTCGCCTATCCCCATACGCGTCAAAGTGACACCGTAGATCACTATTTCGGCACTGCGGTGCCCGACCCCTATCGATGGCTGGAAGATGACCTGTCGGATGAAACCGCCGCATGGGTCAAGGCACAGAACGAAGTGACGTTTGACTACCTCGAGCAAATTCCTTTCCGCGAGCAAATCCGGCAGCAACTCACAGAAGACTGGAACTACGAACGTCAAAGCGCACCAACGAAGTACGGGGATTACTACTTCTTTTCGCATAACGACGGACTCCAAAACCACTCCGTAATCTACCGAATTGCCGATCTCTCGGATCTTGAAGACGGCGACATCCAAAGCCGTGCGGAAGTATTCCTGGATCCCAACACGTTTTCGGATGATGGGACCACTTCGCTGGCCGGACTCAGTTTCACCAACGACGGCTCACTGGCTGCTTATGCCATATCGGAGGGAGGCTCCGACTGGCGGAAGGTTATTGTCCGCAACACCGCCACCATGGAACAGATTGGCGACACCCTTGTTGATGTCAAATTCTCCGGTATCTCCTGGTATAAAAACGAGGGCTTCTACTATAGCAGTTATGAAAACCCCGACGGAAGTCAGCTTTCCGCAATGACCGACCAGCACAAGCTCTACTTTCACCGGATCGGCACTCCCCAAAGTGAGGACGAGCTGGTTTTCGGCGGCGAGGAAACCCCGAGACGCTATGTTGGCGGGGGAATCACCGAAGATCAGCGGTATCTGGTGATTTGGGCGGCTGAAAGCACCACCGGCAACGAGCTCTACGTAAAGGATCTGGAAGCCGGATCCGGTGAACTCATCCCGATCATCGACAATTTCGACAGCAATTACACGGTGATTGATACCGATGGCGACCGGCTGCTGATCCACACCAACCGTGAAGCCCCTAACTACCGCCTCGTAGCTGCCGATATCAACAATCCGGCCCCGGAGAACTGGGTGGATATCATTCCGGAAACCGATCATGTGCTTACGGTTAGCACAGCCGGCGGATACCTGTTTGCCAGCTACCTGATTGACGTCCAGACGGAAGTTCGCCAGCTGGACTACGACGGCAACCTGGTTCGTGTGGTGGAGCTCCCCTCGATCGGTACCGCCGGTGGCTTTTCCGCCAGAAAGGAGGAGCGAACGCTCTACTATGTGTTCACCTCTTTTACCTACCCCTCAACCATTTACAAGTACGATACCGAAACCGGGGCCTCCGAAATGTACTGGATGCCCGACATCGATTTTAATCCGGAGGAGTACGTTACCGAGCAGGTGTTTTACGAAAGTCCGGACGGCACCGAAATTCCGATGTTCATCACCTACAAAAAGGGGCTGGAGCTGGACGGCACCAACCCCACCTACCTGTTCGGATACGGTGGATTCAATGTGAGCCTGCGGCCTTCCTTCAGCATCAGCCGGCTGATCTGGCTTGAGAACGGCGGCATTTACGCCCAACCCAACATCCGTGGCGGCGGCGAATACGGTGAACGCTGGCATCATGCCGGGATCCGCACCAACCGGCAAAACGTGTTTGACGATTTCATTGCCGCCGGTGAGTACCTGATCGACAACGGATACACCTCCAGCGAGCGGCTGGCCATTGCCGGAGGTTCCAACGGGGGCCTTCTGGTGGGAGCGGTGATGACGCAGCGTCCCGATCTGGCGGCCGTTGCGTTTCCGGCTGTCGGTGTGCTCGATATGCTCCGTTACCACACCTTTACCGCCGGTGCGGGCTGGGCGTTCGACTACGGCACCTCCGAAGAGAGCGAGGAGATGTTCCAGTATCTGCTTGGCTATTCCCCTGTGCATAATGTGAGGGAAGGCACCGTTTATCCGTCAACCATGATTACTACAGCCGACCATGACGACCGTGTGGTGCCGGCGCACTCCTACAAATTTGCCGCTGAGCTTCAGGCAAAACACGCCGGCGACAATCCGGTAATCATCCGGATCGAGACCCGCGCCGGACATGGCGCCGGGCGCTCCACCGAGTCGGTGATCCGCGAGTGGGCTGATCGCTACGCTTTCGCCTGGTTCTCAATGGGAATCCATCCTTTCGCAGAGACACCCTGA
- a CDS encoding cupin domain-containing protein has product MDEAQPVITQEGLYTNGWNDEIHGEVYWRTLFSAGRSPTKNLTAGMAEIPPGREFKAHRHKQTEIYHITGGNGEITIDGFVQKVAPGCAVYIPGNAVHCLKNTGTEPLRFFYTFAADSIEEVKYHFIAEHDAGEAL; this is encoded by the coding sequence ATGGATGAAGCTCAACCCGTAATAACCCAGGAAGGTCTCTATACCAATGGATGGAACGACGAGATCCATGGCGAGGTGTACTGGCGAACCCTGTTCAGTGCCGGCCGTTCCCCGACAAAGAACCTGACTGCCGGCATGGCGGAAATCCCTCCCGGCAGGGAATTCAAGGCACACCGGCACAAACAGACGGAAATCTATCACATTACCGGCGGCAACGGCGAAATTACTATCGACGGATTTGTCCAGAAGGTAGCTCCAGGATGTGCCGTATACATTCCCGGAAATGCCGTCCACTGTTTAAAAAACACCGGAACAGAACCCCTCCGGTTTTTCTATACCTTTGCTGCGGATTCCATCGAAGAGGTGAAATACCATTTTATCGCCGAACATGATGCCGGGGAAGCTTTGTGA